In Aegilops tauschii subsp. strangulata cultivar AL8/78 chromosome 3, Aet v6.0, whole genome shotgun sequence, one genomic interval encodes:
- the LOC109762466 gene encoding L-type lectin-domain containing receptor kinase IX.1-like: protein MAAAVSFSRRIHILMLLYYYSIWSLHPPRATSHSFSFNFSQPGGYDAQDFSFEGDAYYDSQSRRIELTKGGGSPNIQNSVGRALHAQPVPLWDVDTGELTRFTTSFTFRIKVNGPVSGDGLAFFLGHYPPTSIPDPLDNGKNLGLFNRNVSTVATGDERAVAVEFDTFLNPGIDTSGSHMGIDVNSIISRAYTNVTVHGKNLTAGLPMTCHISYGNDTKILAAVLQIGDVTYHVNTSVDLRQLLPNVVSIGFSGATGVAVELHQIMSWSFNSTLDPSPARKILWKQIAVVTGPIIGVIAIVCSFVGVRRWQLCTRKKPYKALANGRKHIGYHKLARATKKFAEENKLGQGGSAFVYRGLLKGSQVAIKRFKLVPSGEGRKAFEDELMIASRLRHKNLVKLIGWCYDGQRNLVEFICWWWDERHEIILNLGSALQYLHVDCEQDQQCIVHGDIKSSNILLGSSSVAKLGDFGLARFVHHETGSQTTNVVQGTFGYIDPVFIDTSKRNRESDIYSFGIVLLEMVSGRNPTDQDMPPLSTWVWSKYNGNVILEAVDERLMNGQSTNGLQQMKHALLIGLLCAHQDPSSRPSITDAMNVLGSDSEELTLDITPLEAVTHSLPLSL from the exons ATGGCTGCTGCTGTGAGCTTTTCCCGCCGAATACACATACTCATGCTTCTGTACTACTATTCCATATGGTCTCTGCACCCGCCTCGTGCTACCTCGCATTCTTTCAGCTTCAACTTCTCCCAGCCCGGTGGCTATGACGCCCAAGATTTCAGTTTCGAGGGCGATGCATACTACGACTCCCAGTCTCGGAGGATCGAGCTGACAAAAGGCGGCGGGAGTCCAAACATCCAAAACAGCGTGGGCCGAGCATTGCACGCGCAGCCGGTACCGCTGTGGGATGTCGACACTGGTGAGCTCACCCGGTTCACCACCTCCTTCACTTTCCGAATCAAGGTAAATGGTCCTGTCAGTGGCGATGGCTTGGCTTTCTTCCTCGGGCATTATCCTCCGACAAGCATTCCTGATCCCCTCGACAACGGCAAGAACCTTGGACTCTTTAACCGAAACGTCAGCACGGTCGCGACTGGCGATGAACGAGCGGTGGCGGTTGAGTTTGACACTTTCTTGAACCCCGGCATCGACACCAGCGGCAGCCACATGGGCATCGACGTTAACTCCATCATCTCGCGGGCGTACACCAACGTGACAGTGCATGGCAAGAACTTAACAGCCGGCCTGCCTATGACTTGCCATATCAGCTACGGAAACGACACAAAAATACTAGCCGCCGTTCTCCAGATCGGCGACGTCACCTACCATGTGAATACAAGTGTTGACCTGCGTCAGCTCTTGCCCAATGTTGTGTCCATCGGCTTCTCGGGTGCTACTGGCGTGGCGGTCGAGCTACACCAAATAATGTCCTGGTCATTCAACTCTACCTTGGATCCGTCGCCTGCACGGAAGATTTTGTGGAAACAAATAGCAGTGGTAACTGGGCCAATTATTGGAGTTATTGCAATCGTGTGCTCCTTTGTTGGAGTCCGTCGATGGCAGCTGTGCACAAGAAAGAAGCCATACAAAGCTCTCGCGAATGGCCGTAAACATATTGGGTATCATAAGCTGGCACGTGCGACCAAAAAATTCGCAGAAGAAAACAAGCTTGGTCAAGGAGGTTCTGCCTTTGTTTATCGGGGCCTTTTGAAAGGTAGCCAGGTGGCTATAAAGAGATTCAAGCTGGTTCCATCGGGCGAGGGGAGGAAGGCGTTCGAGGATGAACTCATGATCGCTAGTCGCCTACGGCATAAGAATCTTGTCAAGTTGATAGGCTGGTGCTACGATGGCCAGAGGAACCTGGTTGAGTTCATCTGCTGGTGGTGGGACGAAAG GCACGAGATTATCCTCAACCTAGGTTCTGCACTACAATACCTCCATGTAGATTGCGAGCAAGATCAACAGTGTATCGTACATGGTGATATCAAATCGAGTAACATATTACTTGGCTCTTCGTCTGTTGCCAAGTTAGGTGACTTCGGATTGGCAAGATTCGTTCACCACGAAACCGGGTCACAGACCACAAATGTTGTACAGGGCACTTTTGGATACATAGATCCTGTGTTCATTGACACGAGCAAACGGAATAGGGAGTCAGACATCTACAGTTTCGGCATCGTCCTACTAGAGATGGTCTCTGGAAGGAACCCAACAGATCAGGATATGCCTCCATTGTCCACATGGGTATGGAGTAAGTACAACGGGAATGTGATCCTGGAGGCCGTAGACGAAAGGCTGATGAACGGCCAGTCTACTAATGGCCTTCAGCAGATGAAGCATGCACTACTCATCGGACTCTTGTGCGCGCACCAGGACCCGAGCAGCCGACCGTCCATCACCGACGCCATGAATGTCCTTGGATCGGATTCCGAGGAGCTGACACTGGACATCACTCCCCTAGAGGCGGTGACACACTCACTGCCATTATCTTTGTAG